Part of the Natrarchaeobius halalkaliphilus genome is shown below.
GACGAGAGCGTTCCGCCGCTTGCGATCGTCGGGTTCCTGACGATCTTCGCGGGCTTTGCCGTCCTCGGAAGCGAATCGATCGACGTTCCCGGAGCCGTACGAACGTCGTCGAACCGTCTCTCGAAGGCGATGTCGAACGGCGTCTCGAGTCGAATTCGGGCCGAGGTCTCGAGTCCGGACGATCCCGTCTCGTCGAGCGAGGAGACGCGGGGCTACCGGTCAGACTGAGCCGCGGTCGGCGGAGTGGGAAGCGAAAGGTCGTCGAACGAGCGAACGCGGTAATCCCCCAGAACGCACTGGCCGCGACGCTCGTGTCCGACGCGCTCGACGTGAATCGCATCGAGACCCGCGTTCCAGGCGGCACCGACGTCGTTCGCGCCGTCGCCCGCCAGCACGCCGCGGTGGCCGTTGCCCGCGACCTCGAGGTCGTTCATGACGCGTTCGACCGGACCGGGATCGGGCTTCCAACCCGTCTCCTCGGTACAACAGAGGCGAACGTCGAACCAGTCGCGAATATCGAGGTGGTCCAGAACGGGCTCACAGAGGAACTCCTGGCAGTGTGTCACCAGACCGACCGGCACCTCCAGGTCGGCGACGAACGCGGCGTCGTCGTGGAGGTAGGTCCGTTCGGCCCGCACGAGCGGCTCTTCTTCGTCGTGAAACGCGGCCCAGAACGTGGCCGGGTCGATCTCCCACTCCTCGAGTTGGCGGTCGCGAGAGCCGGTCAGGCCGTTCCAGAGGATGTCGGCCTCCTGATCCGTGAACTCCCGACCCAGCCGGGAACCGACGCGGTCGAACACGTCCCTGGTGTACGACCACTCGACGTCGACGAGCGTTCCGTCGAGGTCAAGCAGCCAGAAGTCGTACTCGGAGACCATTGAGGACACTCGAGTAGGGTTTTCTCGAGTAAATGCCTGTCGGTCAGCGGGATCGAACGCCGGATTCGCTCGATCCGATTCGATGTCGTCGGTCGGTGGATTCGCGCGAGGAAATCCGGTGTCAGTCATCGTCGAGTATCCTGATGCTGGAGCCGAAATACTTCGAGAGCACTTCGGGGACGTTCTCGGCGTTGAACGCCTCGAGATCGTCAGCGATCGCCGCTTCGAGGGCGTCGACGTACGCCTCGTCGGCCCGGAGTTCGCGAAACGAGACGGAGACGACGGGGGCCTCGAGCCACTCGCCGGCGAGTCGGCGGGCGTAGGGCTGATCGTTCACCTCGCCGCGCCAGAGCGAGTCGCGGAAGAACCGCCAGCCGTCGGTGCCCGGTTCGGGGGCGCGTCGAAAGAGGACGACCGTGGACTCCGCGCTACTGGGCTCGAGCGAAACCGACTCGTCGGCGGGCTCGAGTCGGACCTTTACCCGAAAGACGTACTGGCCCTCCATCGGATCGCTACGCGCTTCGTTCGGATTCGATCAGCGAGGCCATCTCGGTGTCGTCGTCGGTGATTCCGCCTTCTTCGTGGGAGGTGAGTCGGATCTCGACTTCCTTGTAGCCGATAACGATCTCGGGATGGTGAAACTGCGACTCCGCGATCTCTCCGACCATCTGTGCGAAGTTGACGCCGCGAAGGTAGTCGTCAAATTCGTACGTTCGAACGATTTCGTCGCCGTCGCGGTCCCAGTCGTCCGGAAGCTGTTCGTCGATT
Proteins encoded:
- a CDS encoding 4a-hydroxytetrahydrobiopterin dehydratase yields the protein MGSLLSEDEIDEQLPDDWDRDGDEIVRTYEFDDYLRGVNFAQMVGEIAESQFHHPEIVIGYKEVEIRLTSHEEGGITDDDTEMASLIESERSA
- the lwrS gene encoding LWR-salt protein; the encoded protein is MEGQYVFRVKVRLEPADESVSLEPSSAESTVVLFRRAPEPGTDGWRFFRDSLWRGEVNDQPYARRLAGEWLEAPVVSVSFRELRADEAYVDALEAAIADDLEAFNAENVPEVLSKYFGSSIRILDDD
- a CDS encoding HAD family hydrolase, with product MVSEYDFWLLDLDGTLVDVEWSYTRDVFDRVGSRLGREFTDQEADILWNGLTGSRDRQLEEWEIDPATFWAAFHDEEEPLVRAERTYLHDDAAFVADLEVPVGLVTHCQEFLCEPVLDHLDIRDWFDVRLCCTEETGWKPDPGPVERVMNDLEVAGNGHRGVLAGDGANDVGAAWNAGLDAIHVERVGHERRGQCVLGDYRVRSFDDLSLPTPPTAAQSDR